A window of the Brassica napus cultivar Da-Ae chromosome C5, Da-Ae, whole genome shotgun sequence genome harbors these coding sequences:
- the LOC106393201 gene encoding uncharacterized protein LOC106393201, translating to MFTIGEEPAAIRSISYHSDDTKLFKALCDCLTADEYEDLKASKLGVFIKFKELGFEFEHLTGLNCDYIKDLENPRCEVTKEMAAFWEKMGVDLDTGPRYIEGKKFSTATRASLARQVLMDSLKAKDLTQTGYTVDGFIQVIQVWAYYAMPELGANYGSHVPDRPSPLLMVYKGGQGRRRCFKSAINRQINVNNFVQKDLDEMFPQWDGDVEDPAVDNIIKVMFNDPRLKWTMDCWKVTGTHKVVKMEVSPAKNEVSSVKTEATTVKSESVVKEESSRPRKKARKGSSVSVEAPAAGSDGFGMTKEQIERDFKDISDAISDGFGT from the exons ATGTTTACAATAGGAGAAGAGCCCGCTGCAATCAGGAGCATTTCGTATCATTCTGATGACACGAAGTTGTTTAAAGCTCTATGTGATTGTCTCACAGCTGACGAATATGAGGATCTGAAGGCGTCGAAGTTGGGAGtgttcatcaagttcaaggagcttGGCTTTG AGTTTGAACACCTCACTGGTCTGAACTGCGATTACATCAAGGACCTGGAAAATCCAAGGTGTGAGGTTACGAAGGAGATGGCTGCTTTCTGGGAGAAGATGGGTGTTGATCTCGATACTGGGCCAA GATACATTGAAGGGAAAAAGTTCTCAACCGCTACACGGGCTAGTCTTGCGAGGcaa gtgctgatggattCTCTGAAGGCAAAAGACTTGACGCAAACAGGTTACACTGttgatgggtttatacaagttatCCAGGTGTGGGCGTACTATGCTATGCCAGAATTGGGTGCTAATTATGGGTCTCATGTACCAGACAGACCGTCTCCACTGTTGATGGTTTACAAGGGTGGCCAAGGGCGACGCAGATGTTTTAAGTCGGCTATCAATAGACAG ATTAACGTGAACAACTTTGTTCAGAAGGACCTTGATGAAATGTTTCCACAATGGGACGGAGACGTAGAGGACCCTGCCGTGGATAACATAATTAAAGTCATGTTTAATGATCCTCGATTGAAGTGGACCATGGACTGCTGGAAAGTCACCGGTACTCACAAGGTTGTGAAGATGGAAGTAAGTCCAGCGAAGAATGAAGTGAGTTCAGTGAAGACGGAAGCGACTACAGTGAAGTCAGAGAGTGTTGTGAAGGAAGAAAGTAgcagacctcggaagaaagctcgtaaagggTCTTCTGTTTCTGTTGAGGCACCTGCAGCGGGTAGTGATGGCTTTGGGAT